One genomic region from Apodemus sylvaticus chromosome 1, mApoSyl1.1, whole genome shotgun sequence encodes:
- the LOC127681049 gene encoding olfactory receptor 51A4-like: MSILNISVTEISTFYLVGLPGMESAHIWISIPICLLYTVAIIGNCTILFFIKSEPSLHEPMYYFLSMLALSDLGLSISSLPTMLKVFLFNSPDISPNVCFAQEFFIHEFSAMESSVLLIMSFDRYIAICNPLRYTSILTSARVLQIGLAFSLKNVLLILPFPVTLKRRRYCKKNLLSHSYCLHQDVMKLACSDNKFNVIYGLFVALTGILDITFIFMSYVLILRAVLGIASQRERLKVLSTCVSHICAVLIFYVPAISLAIIYRIASHSSPISKILMADIFLLVPPVMNPIIYCIKSQQIRNVILEKLCQKQS, from the coding sequence ATGTCCATTCTCAACATCTCAGTTACAGAAATTTCTACTTTCTATTTGGTTGGGCTCCCAGGGATGGAATCGGCCCACATTTGGATCTCCATCCCCATATGTCTCCTGTACACTGTTGCCATCATAGGTAACTGCACTATCCTCTTTTTCATAAAATCAGAGCCTTCTCTGCATGAACCTATGTATTATTTCCTCTCCATGTTGGCTCTCTCTGACCTAGGACTGTCCATTTCCTCTCTTCCTACCATGCTTAAGGTTTTCCTGTTCAATTCTCCAGATATTTCTCCTAACGTGTGTTTTGCCCAGGAGTTTTTTATTCATGAATTCTCAGCTATGGAGTCATCTGTGCTTCTCATTATGTCCTTTGATCGCTATATTGCCATCTGTAACCCTCTGAGATACACGTCCATCCTTACCAGTGCCAGGGTTCTTCAAATTGGGCTTGCCTTTTCTCTCAAGAATGTACTGTTGATCCTGCCTTTCCCTGTGACTCTAAAGCGTCGACGATACTGCAAGAAGAATCTCTTGTCACATTCCTATTGCCTTCACCAGGATGTCATGAAGCTGGCCTGCTCAGACAACAAGTTCAATGTCATCTACGGTTTATTCGTGGCTCTCACAGGCATCCTTGACATAACATTCATTTTCATGTCATATGTACTCATCCTGAGAGCAGTGCTGGGCATTGCATCCCAAAGGGAGAGGCTCAAGGTCCTCAGTACTTGTGTCTCCCACATCTGTGCTGTGCTCATTTTCTATGTCCCTGCCATCTCCCTTGCTATTATCTATCGCATTGCGAGCCACAGTTCCCCCATATCCAAGATTCTTATGGCTGACATTTTCTTGCTGGTGCCTCCTGTGATGAATCCTATCATATACTGCATTAAGAGTCAACAGATAAGAAATGTGATTCTAGAGAAACTGTGTCAAAAACAAAGCTGA
- the LOC127681055 gene encoding olfactory receptor 51F1-like, with the protein MLQMQDNTESLSNFTSQLPTFLLTGIPGLESAHGWISIPFCCLYATALAGNSIILFIIVTQHSLHEPMYYFLSMLSATDLGLTVSTMSTTLRILWFHANEISLDFCIVQMFFLHGFTCIESGVLVAMAFDRYVAICDPLRYTMILTNSRIIQMGFLVIMRSILLIVPILLLLKPVSFCKRNTLSHPYCYHPDVIKLACSDTRANSICGLVGLILTTGTDIPCIILSYILIIRSVLTIASSEEQHKAFSTCVSHVGAVAVFYIPMFSLSLVHRYGRSAPKVVHAMMANVCLLLPPVLNPIIYSVKTKQIRKAILSLLFAK; encoded by the coding sequence atgctccaaatgcaggaCAACACAGAATCCCTAAGCAACTTCACATCGCAATTACCAACCTTCCTGTTGACTGGCATTCCTGGCCTAGAGTCTGCTCATGGCTGGATCTCCATCCCTTTCTGTTGTCTTTATGCCACTGCCCTCGCTGGCAACAGCATCATCCTCTTTATCATTGTGACCCAGCATAGTCTGCATGAACCTATGTACTATTTCctctccatgctctctgccaCTGACCTGGGTTTGACTGTTTCTACAATGTCAACAACTTTAAGAATCCTGTGGTTTCATGCAAATGAAATCAGTTTAGATTTTTGCATTGTTCAGATGTTTTTTCTCCATGGATTCACATGTATAGAATCTGGGGTGCTAGTGGCTATGGCTTTTGATCGCTATGTAGCAATCTGCGACCCTCTTAGATATACCATGATTCTTACTAATTCTAGAATCATTCAGATGGGCTTCCTAGTGATAATGCGCTCTATACTATTAATAGTTCCAATACTTCTGCTCCTTAAACCTGTCTCTTTCTGTAAAAGGAATACCCTCTCCCATCCCTACTGTTACCATCCAGATGTGATTAAGTTAGCATGTTCAGACACTCGGGCCAATAGCATCTGTGGACTAGTTGGTCTCATTCTGACCACAGGGACAGATATTCCATGCATTATCTTATCTTACATACTGATCATTCGCTCTGTCCTTACTATTGCCTCCTCTGAAGAACAGCACAAGGCCTTCAGCACCTGTGTGTCACACGTTGGAGCAGTTGCTGTTTTCTACATCCCGATGTTTAGCCTGTCTCTGGTGCATCGCTATGGTCGGTCAGCACCTAAAGTGGTCCATGCAATGATGGCCAATGTTTGCCTTCTTTTACCCCCTGTGCTCAACCCCATCATCTATAGTgtgaaaaccaaacaaatcagAAAGGCTATTCTTAGTTTGCTTTTTGCAAAATGA
- the LOC127681064 gene encoding olfactory receptor 52R1-like codes for MMYSLMMDSRNGSSHSTFFILLGIPGLENYQFWVAFPFCVMYIVAVTGNITILHIIRIDHTLHEPMYLFLAMLATTDLVLSSSTQPKMLAILWFHDHKIEYHACLIQVFFIHAFSSVESGVLMAMALDRYVAICFPLRHSSILTTSVVIKLGAAVMVRGLLWVSPFCFMISRMPFCPNKVIPQSYCEHMAVLKLVCADTRVNRGYGLFVAFSVVGFDIIVISVSYVMILRAVLRLPSGEARLKAFGTCASHIGVILALYIPALFTFLTHRFGHHVPRVVHIMFANVYLLVPPMLNPIIYGVRTKQIRDRVTRGFCGKGS; via the coding sequence atgatgtATTCTCTCATGATGGATTCAAGGAACGGCTCTTCCCACTCTACATTTTTCATCTTGCTTGGAATCCCAGGACTGGAGAATTACCAATTCTGGGTTGCCTTTCCATTCTGTGTCATGTATATTGTGGCAGTGACTGGAAATATCACCATCCTCCACATAATCCGAATTGACCACACCCTACATGAGCCCATGTACCTCTTCCTGGCCATGCTGGCTACCACTGATCTGGTTCTGTCCTCTTCCACACAACCTAAAATGTTGGCCATACTCTGGTTTCATGATCATAAGATTGAATATCATGCCTGCCTCATCCAGGTGTTCTTCATACATGCTTTTTCTTCTGTGGAGTCTGGGGTGCTCATGGCCATGGCCTTGGACCGCTATGTGGCTATCTGCTTCCCACTCAGACATTCTAGCATCCTGACCACATCTGTAGTCATTAAACTAGGGGCAGCTGTAATGGTGAGAGGGCTGCTGTGGGTGAGTCCCTTCTGCTTCATGATCTCCAGGATGCCCTTCTGCCCCAACAAGGTCATTCCCCAGTCCTACTGTGAGCACATGGCTGTGCTCAAGTTGGTATGTGCTGATACCAGAGTCAATCGTGGATATGGACTCTTTGTGGCTTTCTCTGTGGTTGGCTTTGACATAATTGTCATCAGTGTATCTTATGTGATGATTCTGAGAGCTGTGTTGAGGTTGCCCTCAGGTGAAGCTCGCCTCAAAGCTTTTGGTACGTGTGCTTCTCATATTGGTGTCATCTTAGCCCTATATATCCCAGCACTTTTCACATTCCTTACCCACCGCTTTGGCCACCATGTGCCCAGAGTTGTTCACATCATGTTTGCCAACGTCTATCTTCTAGTTCCTCCCATGCTCAATCCCATCATATATGGAGTTAGAACCAAACAGATCAGGGATAGGGTTACCCGAGGGTTTTGTGGAAAAGGATCATGA